In Plasmodium vinckei vinckei genome assembly, chromosome: PVVCY_13, a single genomic region encodes these proteins:
- a CDS encoding inner membrane complex protein, putative, whose protein sequence is MSIFRKSTCLACNSCKCSCGSHDIKITQRTYTYNELDDLCTREDTNTFPCIPTERIILNSDGSSQLYYHQIDNEFYAKNILHDVPLISYAQGPFFEKINYENNKNYSLPTLTYVSDPIYIRRKQKCAISQIADCVCPQECKCD, encoded by the exons atgagTATATTTAGAAAGTCGACATGCTTAGCATGTAATTCATGTAAATGCTCTTGTG gTAGCCATGACATTAAAATTACTCAACGAACGTATACTTACAATGAATTAGACGATCTTTGCACCAGGGAAGATACAAATACATTCCCCTGTATTCCAACGGAACggattattttaaattcagATGGAAGCTCTCAGCTATACTATCATCAAATAGACAACGAGTTttatgcaaaaaatattctacACGATGTTCCTTTAATAAGTTATGCTCAAGGCCCATTTTTtgagaaaataaattatgaaaataataaaaattatagttTACCAACTTTAACATATGTAAGTGAtccaatatatataagacgaaaacaaaaatgtgCTATATCACAAATAGCTGATTGTGTATGCCCTCAAGAATGCAAATGtgattaa
- a CDS encoding calponin homology domain-containing protein, putative — MNTERKIGEEELIKWIRTILNRPDFEFSNLKDGDIYLELFEYIWPYVMKKYKSCIYINPINNINKKKNWNLIKTILNNVNIDINFINYNEICKNNFIECYQSLIILYFLYFLVKNKECDFILAYPINKELTNFMSSDKPLKCLVNSKSVKLSDSSIKNKQHSPIDNMIDNNMDHLYTNHINYLKEFNNKKVEKIILNSNIFTNNNESQISDNAISNHNFMNTQNSELTKSFYSKELKKKVEDYTSRQKIKENFITNLDHNYIHKPKQNNPSNDHLFFYNPLKDFEKSSTISSPSSSSEKSEVTPKKSGKYFEHNENDSKQTKASILLDKIYYNETKEKEKRINPLHNFNDIDQLPKSNFFKYFNIGQHIEEGNKNSNMILHNLEQPFPASTESSPLSKCSKFSDLPKFSDLSKFSNLSRIDNLGKGNKLNLPSHKMNSGEQLSCKIDASSQTNKNGISNNLLTTDEMNSLEVVWANNSNYEDKVQSCHFIEYLKRQIKIYKKELDIKTNELELTKKIHEKEIKDIKETHHVDLLNLKEKHDNEILYLKNENIEKIISIKKKFEHKLNNIEDDLLLDLDVLIFENHNIIDSSEQAKKSLLKTHITKQINEFPMHSNVENCFDIDNTFDHNDELNKNDKNEKDNNNIESKNLLLNFTGSNENEIKDCNDIVKVNKTIQKSIKKIKHLVREKNKENKINNEYINNQIVNLKNIIKNNHLEKIKNYNNIEQNKEIFQELLNYIEEILTKNSDSFSDIDKEESYLKQIKNTLYNIIKNKKNNIKNDDIYKLLDKSIITRLIIQIIFFLVKENIKTQHIKLNVMKSMSLKEYVHVETSLNKKIKLSETVQNVENVEKQKDNINSKQLNSLSSNTTILPSNEIIKYEKEIEKYEKIKNLEKKNKKLLSINEYYKKKLEHTEIWKKSIENLKKKFINEKKDTNIEPSQGRAKSDETDKDCASQLNWAEFPKFYLKIFDERNESDAELMFLLKQLDRCDNEPIEFNIFDNNTTEIYNKINKLVTEKNEIVDSDSTFLNKNKIEIDNLNETDNMNVLDWEQNSSEKIKKKLTYLFWKMLGDIYKYRNIIEEAFNYVNNLNIKFNHYVLENEERFKTSRNYFESFNQKNINLYLSDKYKLRKTIAIEKLNANIYKDKYIDLLNKWEAERKKYFFLINSCHENESVKYKYTINQLKNTYFNLKKYQIREKKWNQLAKLLATQINAPSTRVEHMIKDVWVEILATDSLENEAENVTKNRTENEPNSALVKNQTNLQTFHRTGTEENDANNDTYLLSILENETQKGNSLKDTETPIKNKIKGTKLVALPQKITNKNNDKTIKQKNNSDQINRNKNNIINKKKTFSKVKKYNEQLNFYKYDFNTCLQNIQNNKIWDLSSENEDNSLDICSDIKLANIEHCLDSISLNQNENLDVYNNDDNVSKTVYESNDLTSLSDEKKGKKNIIFLLSKMAKESCIMFQNILNIKENELKEKEDKIVNLEQQILKLKQQNTNDCNNFQRLEDEQKNCEDQLSLLKDTIKYLNNQILLLNKEKLYLQINYLEKQKELENLIANYKNIFNQIKQNIQNYPFVLYLLEVLDETTSLKNQTNPQEAKDSADKGDPQFSFQTSKNKNEEMGSEKIKNNINNSNIVVNFSNFTNPIFDEQNKNLTNPTLNDLINDPYNY; from the coding sequence atgaataccGAAAGAAAAATAGGAGAAGaagaattaataaaatggatAAGAACAATTTTAAACAGACCTGATTTTGAATTTAGTAATTTAAAAGATggtgatatatatttagaactttttgaatatatatggCCATAtgttatgaaaaaatataaaagttgtatttatattaatcctataaataatataaataaaaaaaaaaattggaatttaataaaaactattttaaataatgtaaatatagatattaattttattaattataatgaaatatgtaaaaataattttatagaaTGTTATCAATccttaattatattatattttttatatttccttGTCAAAAATAAGGAATgtgattttattttagcatacccaataaataaagaactAACTAATTTTATGTCTAGTGACAAACCATTGAAATGTTTAGTAAATTCAAAAAGTGTAAAACTTTCTGACTCttccataaaaaataaacaacaCTCCCCAATAGATAATATGATAGACAACAATATGGATCATCTATACACAAAccatattaattatttaaaagaatttaataataaaaaagtagaaaaaataattttaaattcaaatatatttacaaataataatgaaagcCAAATTAGTGATAATGCCATTTCCAACCACAATTTTATGAACACTCAAAATAGTGAATTAACAAAATCATTTTATTCAAAagagttaaaaaaaaaagttgaaGATTATACAAGTcgacaaaaaataaaagaaaattttataacaaACCTAgatcataattatatacacaaacctaaacaaaataatccATCCAAtgatcatttatttttttataatcctTTAAAAGATTTTGAGAAGAGTAGCACAATATCGAGTCCCTCTAGTTCTAGTGAAAAGAGTGAGGTCACTCCAAAAAAATctggaaaatattttgagcataatgaaaatgattcCAAACAAACAAAAGCCAGCATATTATTagacaaaatatattataatgaaacaaaagaaaaagaaaaaagaattaacCCTTTACACAATTTTAACGATATAGACCAACTCCCTAAAAGcaacttttttaaatacttTAATATTGGACAACATATAGAAGAGgggaataaaaatagtaatatgATTTTACATAATCTAGAACAACCCTTCCCAGCATCTACCGAATCATCACCATTATCAAAATGTTCAAAATTTTCAGACTTGCCAAAGTTTTCAGACTTGTCAAAGTTTTCAAACTTGTCAAGGATTGACAATCTGggaaaaggaaataaactTAACTTACCATCTCACAAAATGAATAGCGGAGAACAATTAAGTTGCAAAATTGATGCATCTTCACaaactaataaaaatggaatttcaaataatttattaactaCTGATGAGATGAATAGCCTTGAAGTTGTGTGGGCAAACAATAGCAATTATGAGGATAAAGTACAATCATGCCATTTTATAGAGTACTTGAAaagacaaataaaaatatacaaaaaggaattagatataaaaacaaatgaattagaattaacaaaaaaaatacatgaaaaagaaattaaagATATTAAGGAAACACATCATGtagatttattaaatttaaaagaaaaacatgATAAcgaaattttatatttaaaaaatgaaaacatagaaaaaataatttccataaaaaaaaaattcgaacataaattaaataatatagaagaTGATTTACTTTTAGATTTAGATGttcttatttttgaaaatcaCAATATTATAGATTCATCTGAACAGGCTAAAAAAAGTTTACTTAAGACACATATtacaaaacaaataaatgaatttcCCATGCATTCTAATGTAGAAAACTGTTTCGATATAGACAACACATTTGATCATAATGATGAACTAAATAAAAacgataaaaatgaaaaagacaataataatatagaatcaaaaaatttactTCTAAACTTTACAGGaagtaatgaaaatgaaataaaagattGCAATGACATTGTAAAGGTAAACAAAACTATTCAAAAgtctattaaaaaaataaaacatttagttagagaaaaaaataaagaaaataaaataaataatgaatatataaataatcaaattGTAAaccttaaaaatattataaaaaataaccatttagaaaaaataaaaaattataataatatagaacaaaataaagaaatctTTCAAGaacttttaaattatatcgAAGAAATActtacaaaaaatagtgaTTCATTTTCTGATATAGATAAAGAAGAATCctatttaaaacaaattaaaaatactttatataatataataaaaaacaaaaaaaataatataaaaaatgatgatatatataaactatTAGATAAAAGTATTATTACACGTCTTATTATTCAGATAATATTCTTTCTcgttaaagaaaatataaaaacacaACACATAAAATTGAATGTGATGAAAAGTATGTCATTAAAGGAGTATGTACATGTTGAGACAAGtctgaataaaaaaattaaattatctGAAACTGTACAAAATGTTGAAAATGTTGAAAAACAGAAAGATAATATCAATTCTAAACAACTAAATAGTCTAAGTAGTAACACTACTATATTACCAAGcaatgaaataattaaatatgaaaaagaaatagaaaaatatgaaaaaataaaaaatttagaaaaaaaaaataaaaaattattatctattaatgaatattataaaaagaagTTAGAGCATACTgaaatatggaaaaagtCCAtcgaaaatttaaaaaaaaaattcattaatgaaaaaaaagacacaAATATAGAGCCATCACAGGGAAGAGCTAAATCAGATGAGACTGACAAAGACTGTGCTAGTCAGTTGAATTGGGCAGAGTTtccaaaattttatttaaaaatatttgatgaGAGAAATGAAAGTGATGCTGAATTAATGTTTCTTTTAAAACAGTTAGATAGATGTGATAATGAACCAATcgaatttaatatttttgataataatacaaccgaaatatataacaagattaataaattagttaccgaaaaaaatgaaatagtTGATAGTGATAgtacttttttaaataagaaCAAAATAGAGATAgacaatttaaatgaaactGATAATATGAATGTATTAGATTGGGAACAAAATAGTtctgaaaaaataaaaaaaaaactaacttatttattttggaAAATGTTAggagatatatataaatatagaaatattattgaaGAAGCATTTAAttatgttaataatttaaacatAAAGTTTAATCATTATGTTttagaaaatgaagaacGATTTAAAACTTCaagaaattattttgaaagttttaatcaaaaaaatataaatttatacttatctgataaatataaattaagaAAAACAATAGCcatagaaaaattaaatgcaaatatttataaagacaaatatatagatcTGCTAAACAAATGGGAAGCagaacgaaaaaaatattttttccttattAATAGTTGTcatgaaaatgaaagtgtaaaatataaatacaccATTAACCAATTGAAGAAtacttattttaatttaaaaaaatatcaaataagagaaaaaaaatggaaccAACTAGCCAAATTGCTGGCGACCCAAATTAATGCACCCTCCACTCGGGTCGAGCACATGATTAAAGATGTCTGGGTCGAAATACTGGCTACAGATAGTCTGGAAAATGAGGCAGAAAATGTGACCAAAAATAGGACGGAGAATGAGCCAAACTCTGCATTGGTAAAAAACCAAACGAACCTACAAACATTCCATCGTACAGGAACTGAGGAAAATGACGCCAACAACGACACCTATTTGCTTTCTATACTTGAAAATGAAACACAAAAAGGAAATTCACTAAAAGATACAGAGACTCCaataaagaataaaataaaaggaaCAAAATTAGTTGCATTACctcaaaaaataacaaataaaaataatgataaaacaattaaacaaaaaaacaattctgatcaaataaataggaataaaaataatataataaataaaaaaaaaacattttctaaagtaaaaaaatataatgaacaattgaatttttataaatatgactTTAATACTTGTCtacaaaatattcaaaataataaaatatgggATTTATCTTCTGAAAATGAAGACAATAGTTTAGACATATGTAGCGACATAAAGCTAGCTAATATCGAACATTGCTTAGATAGCATTTCTCTaaatcaaaatgaaaatttggatgtttataataatgatgacAATGTAAGCAAAACAGTTTATGAATCCAATGATTTGACTAGTTTGagtgatgaaaaaaaaggaaaaaaaaatataatttttttgctaAGTAAAATGGCAAAAGAATCTTGCATTATGTTtcaaaacattttaaatataaaagaaaatgaattaaaagaaaaagaagataAGATTGTAAATCTAGAacaacaaattttaaaattgaaaCAACAAAATACTAATGACTGCAACAATTTTCAACGTTTAGAGGATGAGCAAAAAAATTGTGAAGACCAACTTAGCTTGTTAAAAGAtactataaaatatttaaataatcaaattttacttttaaataaagaaaaattatatttacaaattaattatctagaaaaacaaaaagagttagaaaatttaatagcaaactataaaaatatttttaatcagATCAAGCAAAACATTCAAAACTAtccatttgttttatatttattggaAGTATTAGATGAAACAACAAGTTTGAAAAATCAGACAAATCCTCAAGAAGCTAAAGATAGTGCAGATAAAGGGGATCCACAGTTTTCATTCCAAacaagtaaaaataaaaacgaaGAAATGGGCTccgaaaaaataaaaaacaacatAAACAATTCAAATATTGTAGTTAACTTTTCCAATTTTACAAATCCAATTTTtgatgaacaaaataaaaatctaACCAATCCGACCCTAAACGATTTAATTAACGATCcctataattattaa
- a CDS encoding ABC transporter B family member 2, putative multidrug resistance protein 2, putative, translating into MNVINYEYIRHLWIENEQNKKKSNKKFAIYHIIDILIIIIAFLGCYKFNLSQSYQNERARFYSFCSTLADMVVLGGIRIVYTIFSLIVNSKIYHLESLKNMFNYGNHFTGIFVIIMWLKMINFSYYVDINVNANVNISDNANVNISEIANVNEFIDLYVIIFRAILIAYNFISAIYYYFFHRYVYIINKKNIIAKIELTKILLNGMETNENIVLDIRSDQFPPKSTSLLSQQNEMNITSSNYDTEMNSENKQLKDKPKRQNTSLTDDMAYNKLNDSDDLSKSLESKKKKKTIKEKSISIEELNIDKSIKEYLLKNKIRLSISSNCSYKKKNSKGGNSSKSFDEPNDSEAESLKNIAFLENSFDYKEFKDILMPYVWPSRRIDLKGNHLILRAYVLFIFILVIISKLFSVTSPIYLGLASNEVLNKNYYNSIYYLGLYASFIFFSSFLKEILGVLYSHIKESAFIELQESIFHKFHNLSYEWFSNKNAGGIMRTVDRGTESASNLMNSLVVYIIPAAIEGLVTCIVFIFKYKNKLLGSVLTLGLTTYIYTTIKITKWRKKIRNKVNKMDNLYHGIVHDSLENYENVKYFNNEDFEIKKFCGALSNFNRYNIKILNSLGMLNIAQQFILNSTLFFTLFCVIYMIIYKGEDSGTFISVMVYVSNVFAPLNILGTLYSTIVKSYTDIFDLTDALKDKIPVADDTGLESFSLTSHEKKFGVNIEFSDVNFSYPRQSNCKTLKSINFFIPAGTTCALVGHTGSGKSTIAKLLYRFYDAEGDIKIGGKCINNYNRKSTRSIIGIVPQDTVLFNETIRYNILYGKLDATEEELIKATKSAQLYDFIEGLPKKWDTVVGNKGMKLSGGERQRIAIARCLLKDPKIVIFDEATSALDSKTEYLFQKAVEDLKKDRTLIIIAHRLSTISSAESIILLNKGRIVERGTHKELIKLNGEYAEMWNMQSGGNDAN; encoded by the coding sequence atgaatgTAATAAACTATGAGTATATAAGACACCTTTGGATTGAGAATgaacaaaacaaaaaaaaatcaaataaaaaatttgcaATATATCACATAATAGATATACTAATCATTATAATTGCATTTCTGGGTTGTTACAAGTTTAACTTATCACAATCATATCAAAATGAAAGAGCCCGATTTTACAGTTTTTGTAGTACACTAGCTGATATGGTTGTTTTAGGGGGAATAAGAATAGTCTAcacaatattttcattaattgttaattcaaaaatataccatttagaatcattaaaaaatatgtttaattaTGGAAATCATTTTACAGGAATATTTGTAATTATAATGTGGTTGAAGATGATTAATTTTAGTTATTATGTGGACATAAACGTGAATGCAAACGTGAATATAAGCGATAATGCAAACGTGAATATAAGCGAGATTGCAAACGTGAACGAGTTTATTGATTTGTATGTGATAATTTTTCGAGCTATACTTATAGCATATAACTTTATTTCAgccatatattattatttttttcatagatatgtatatattataaataaaaaaaatataattgctAAAATAGAAttgacaaaaatattattaaatggtATGGAAACTAATGAAAACATTGTATTAGACATTCGTTCTGATCAATTTCCACCTAAATCTACTTCATTGTTGTCCcaacaaaatgaaatgaaTATCACATCCAGTAATTATGATACAGAAATGAATAgtgaaaataaacaattgAAAGATAAACCAAAAAGACAAAATACATCATTAACGGATGATAtggcatataataaattaaatgacTCAGATGATTTAAGTAAAAGTCTtgaaagtaaaaaaaagaaaaaaacaattaaagaaaaatctATATCAATTGAAGAATTAAACATTGATAAATCTATTAAAGagtatttattaaaaaataaaataagattATCTATTAGTAGTAATTgtagttataaaaaaaaaaatagtaaaggAGGAAATTCAAGTAAATCCTTTGACGAACCTAATGATAGTGAAGCAGAGTCGTTAAAGAATATTGCATTTTTAGAAAACAGTTTTGATTATAAAGAATTTAAAGATATTTTAATGCCTTATGTATGGCCTAGTAGAAGAATAGATTTAAAAGGaaatcatttaattttacgagcatatgtattatttatatttattttagtcATAATTTCAAAACTTTTTAGTGTTACATCACCAATTTATCTTGGATTAGCATCTAATGAAGTTTTAAATaagaattattataattctaTATACTATTTAGGATTATATGcctcttttatttttttttcatcttttttaaaagagaTATTAGGTGTATTATACTCTCATATAAAAGAGTCTGCATTTATAGAACTTCAGGAATCAATATTTCATAAGTTCCATAATTTATCTTATGAATggttttcaaataaaaatgcagGAGGAATAATGAGGACAGTTGATAGAGGTACTGAAAGTGCAAGCAATTTGATGAATTCCCTtgtagtatatataattccaGCTGCGATTGAAGGTCTAGTAACAtgtattgtttttatttttaaatataagaataaattattaggTAGTGTATTAACCTTAGGATTaacaacatatatatatactacaataaaaataactaaATGGAGAAAGaaaataagaaataaagtaaataaaatggataatttatatcatgGTATAGTTCATGATTCATtagaaaattatgaaaatgttaaatattttaataatgaagattttgaaataaaaaaattttgtgGTGCATtatcaaattttaatagatataatattaaaattttaaacagTTTAGGGATGTTAAATATTGCACaacaatttattttgaattCTACATTATTCTTTACTTTATTTTGTGTTATATACATGATCATATATAAAGGAGAAGATAGTGGAACATTTATTAGTGTTATGGTATATGTATCTAATGTATTTGCACccttaaatattttaggTACATTATATTCTACTATAGTTAAATCCTATACAGatatatttgatttaaCAGATGctttaaaagataaaatacCAGTTGCAGATGATACAGGTTTAGAATCCTTTTCTCTCACATCgcatgaaaaaaaatttggtGTAAATATTGAATTTTCAGATGTAAATTTTAGTTACCCAAGACAATCAAATTGTAAAACATTAAAATCtataaacttttttattcctGCTGGTACTACTTGTGCATTAGTTGGACATACGGGTTCAGGTAAATCAACTATTGCAAAATTGTTATATCGTTTTTATGATGCTGAAGGGGATATTAAAATAGGTGgaaaatgtattaataattataatcgTAAATCGACAAGAAGTATTATTGGAATAGTACCACAAGATActgtattatttaatgaaacaataagatataatatattatatggtAAATTGGATGCAACAGAGGAGGAACTAATTAAAGCTACTAAATCTGCTCaattatatgattttataGAAGGTCTTCCTAAAAAATGGGATACGGTAGTTGGAAATAAAGGAATGAAATTATCTGGTGGTGAAAGACAAAGAATAGCTATTGCTAGATGTTTGTTAAAAGATCCtaaaattgttatttttgatGAAGCTACAAGTGCATTAGATTCTAAAACAGAATACTTATTTCAAAAAGCTGTTgaagatttaaaaaaagatagaACTCTCATAATTATTGCTCATAGACTTAGTACCATATCTTCAGCAGAATCAATTATATTACTAAATAAAGGAAGGATTGTAGAAAGGGGAACACATAAGGAGTTAATTAAACTTAATGGTGAGTATGCTGAAATGTGGAATATGCAATCTGGTGGGAATGATGCTAATTGA